CGCAGCACGCCGTTATGCCCTGACGGCTGAACGTTTCGGCGGGCAACGGGCGCGGGAAATCGGCCTGTTGTCGGAGAGCTATCCGGTCGCTGAGCTGGAGCAGAACGTGGAGAAGTGGATCGACAACCTGCTGCTCAACAGCCCGGCCGCCATGCGCGTCAGCAAGGACTTGCTGCGTGAAGTCGGCAACGGCGCGCTGACCCCGGCGCTGCGCCGTTACACCGAGAATGCCATCGCCCGCATCCGCGTCAGCCCCGAAGGCCAGGAAGGTCTGCGGGCTTTTCTGCAAAAACGTCCGCCGAGCTGGCAAGCACCGACCACCCCCAAGGAGCCGCGTTGATGAGCGCACCTGTGATTACCTCTCTGCTGGTGGCCAACCGTGGCGAAATCGCCTGCCGGGTGATGCGCACCGCCAAGGCGTTGGGCCTGACCACCGTGGCCGTGCACAGCGCCACTGACCGCGACGCCCGGCACAGCCGCGAAGCGGATATCCGCGTCGACCTCGGCGGCAGCAAAGCCGCTGACAGCTATCTGCAAATCGATAAATTGATCGCTGCGGCCAAGGCCAGCGGCGCTCAGGCGATTCACCCCGGTTATGGCTTTTTGTCCGAGAACGCCGGTTTCGCCCGCGCCATTGAAGACGCTGGCCTGATCTTCCTCGGCCCGCCCGCCTCGGCCATTGACGCGATGGGCAGCAAGTCGGCCGCCAAAGCCTTGATGGAAACCGCCGGTGTGCCCCTGGTGCCCGGCTACCACGGCGAAGCCCAGGACTTCGATACCTTCCGCGATGCCTGCGAACGCATCGGTTATCCGGTGTTGCTCAAGGCGACAGCGGGTGGCGGCGGCAAAGGCATGAAAGTGGTTGAGGACGTCAGCCAGCTGGCCGAAGCCCTGGCCTCGGCGCAGCGTGAAGCGAAATCCTCGTTTGGCGATTCGCGGATGCTGGTGGAGAAATACCTGCTCAAGCCGCGTCATGTGGAAATCCAGGTGTTCGCCGATCAGCACGGTAACTGCCTGTACCTCAATGAACGTGACTGCTCGATTCAGCGTCGCCATCAGAAAGTCGTCGAAGAAGCGCCCGCTCCCGGCTTGAGTCCGGAACTGCGTCGCGCCATGGGCGAAGCTGCCGTGCGTTCGGCACAGGCCATCGGCTATGTCGGCGCCGGCACCGTGGAGTTTTTGCTGGATTCGCGCGGCGAGTTTTTCTTCATGGAGATGAACACGCGTCTGCAGGTTGAGCACCCGGTCACCGAAGCGATCACCGGCCTCGATCTGGTGGCGTGGCAGATTCGTGTGGCGCGCGGTGAAGCGTTGCCGATGACTCAAGAGCAGGTTCCGTTGATCGGCCATGCGATTGAAGTGCGGCTGTACGCCGAAGACCCGAGCCATGATTTCCTGCCGGCCACCGGGCGCCTGGCGTTGTATCGCGAATCGGCCGAAGGTCCGGGACGTCGGGTCGACAGCGGTGTGGAAGAAGGCGACGAGATCTCGCCGTTCTACGACCCGATGCTCGGCAAGCTGATTGCCTGGGGCGAGGACCGTGAGCAGGCGCGGCTGCGATTGTTGAGCATGCTCGATGAGTTTGCGATCGGCGGGCTGAAGACCAACATCAACTTCCTGCGCCGGATCATCGCTCACCCGGCATTCGCTGCGGCAGAACTTGATACCGGGTTTATTCCGCGTTATCAGGAGCAATTGTTGCCAGAGCCAGCGGACCTCAGTGACGAGTTCTGGCAAGCCGCTGCTCAGGCGTTTGCCCAGAGCCAGCCAGGTTCTCCGCGCGCTGATGACCTGAGCTCGCCTTGGGCTGTGGGCAATGGTTTTCGTGCTGGACTGCCGAGGGAAATCACCCTCCACCTCAGTTGTGAAGGACAAGACCGGGCGCTGACGCTGGGTAACGTTGATGCCCACACCGCACAGCTCAAGGGCGAACAGCTGCTGACCGAGCACAACGGAGTGCGCCGCCAGCACCGGGTCATTCGCCGTGGCGAGGTTGTGTATCTGCAGTGGGAAGGGGAATTGCGCCGCATCGAGGCTTACGACCCGATCAGCGCCGTCGAAGCCAGTCACAGTCATCAGGGTGGGCTCACCGCGCCCATGAACGGCAGCATCGTGCGCGTGCTGGTCGAGGCTGGGCAAACGGTTGAGGCCGGTGCGCAACTGGTGGTGCTGGAAGCGATGAAGATGGAGCACAGCATTCGCGCGCCCCATGCCGGGGTGATCAAGGCGCTGTACTGCCAGGAAGGCGAGATGGTCAGCGAAGGCAGTGCGTTGGTCGAACTGGAAGAAGCGTGAAATGAAGATCGGTCCTACGCATTGTGAGGACCGATCTGATTAGAATTTGGCCGTTGCCTGAACCACCACCCCGAGGATTCGACACTCTTCGGTGAAAAGGGCTTTCGGATATGTCGGATTGAGCGGGACCAGGTAACGCTGCCCGCCCTCTTCGATCAGCTTGCGAAAGATCGCTTCAACACTGCCCGCCCATTGCGCGATCACCAGCTTTCCGGGTTCCGGCACAATGGCCGGGTCCACCAGGATCATCATGCCTTCGGCAATGCTGATTCCGCTGGGCGCGGTCATCGCGTCGCCGACCACCTCGAGCCAGAAGGCCGCGCCCTGAGCGTGGTAATCGGTCAGTTCGAAACGCGGCTTGCCGTAGACCGATAGCTCACCGTCACGCAGCTGCGCAGGCTCGCGCCAGTCACTGACCGGGTAACGGAAGTACGGGTTGTACTTTTGCGTCAGGGGCATCTCGTCGTCCGATACGACCAAAGGCTCCCGAATGACCATCGCCACTTCCAGAAAATCCATCCCGAGCGCCCGCAAGACACGATTCATGTCTTCGATGCTCGGCTGACGGCGCTTATTCAGCCAGTGACCCACACCGCCCTGGGACATCCCGAGGCGATCGGCGAGTACTTCCTGAGT
This region of Pseudomonas mandelii genomic DNA includes:
- a CDS encoding acetyl/propionyl/methylcrotonyl-CoA carboxylase subunit alpha, with the protein product MSAPVITSLLVANRGEIACRVMRTAKALGLTTVAVHSATDRDARHSREADIRVDLGGSKAADSYLQIDKLIAAAKASGAQAIHPGYGFLSENAGFARAIEDAGLIFLGPPASAIDAMGSKSAAKALMETAGVPLVPGYHGEAQDFDTFRDACERIGYPVLLKATAGGGGKGMKVVEDVSQLAEALASAQREAKSSFGDSRMLVEKYLLKPRHVEIQVFADQHGNCLYLNERDCSIQRRHQKVVEEAPAPGLSPELRRAMGEAAVRSAQAIGYVGAGTVEFLLDSRGEFFFMEMNTRLQVEHPVTEAITGLDLVAWQIRVARGEALPMTQEQVPLIGHAIEVRLYAEDPSHDFLPATGRLALYRESAEGPGRRVDSGVEEGDEISPFYDPMLGKLIAWGEDREQARLRLLSMLDEFAIGGLKTNINFLRRIIAHPAFAAAELDTGFIPRYQEQLLPEPADLSDEFWQAAAQAFAQSQPGSPRADDLSSPWAVGNGFRAGLPREITLHLSCEGQDRALTLGNVDAHTAQLKGEQLLTEHNGVRRQHRVIRRGEVVYLQWEGELRRIEAYDPISAVEASHSHQGGLTAPMNGSIVRVLVEAGQTVEAGAQLVVLEAMKMEHSIRAPHAGVIKALYCQEGEMVSEGSALVELEEA
- a CDS encoding LexA family protein — protein: MDKWIELVKAKMSELKVTQEVLADRLGMSQGGVGHWLNKRRQPSIEDMNRVLRALGMDFLEVAMVIREPLVVSDDEMPLTQKYNPYFRYPVSDWREPAQLRDGELSVYGKPRFELTDYHAQGAAFWLEVVGDAMTAPSGISIAEGMMILVDPAIVPEPGKLVIAQWAGSVEAIFRKLIEEGGQRYLVPLNPTYPKALFTEECRILGVVVQATAKF